The Alphaproteobacteria bacterium genome contains the following window.
AACAACTGGTTATGCAACGCCATAATGCGCTGCTGTTCTTGCTCCATTTCTTTGTTCGCAATCTCTGCTGATACACCTAAAGCAACGGCTAATGGCGTGGCCACTGTGCCAGAACGTAATCCGCGCTCCTGTCCACCGCCAGTAAATAGTGGCTCCAGCCATACCCGGGGGTTACGCCGCACATATAATGCACCCACACCAATCGGCGCATAGGCTTTATGTCCTGAAAGCGAAAGCAAATCAACATTGAGCGCATCGACATCCAGCGGCATCTTGCCAAAAGCTTGTGCAGCATCGCAGTGAAAATACACATTATTTTGCCGACATAGCGCACCGATTTCTGAAATGGGTTGGATCACTCCAATTTCATTATTTACCGCCATAACAGACACCATCAGCGTATCAGGACGTATTGCTTTACGAATGCTATCCACATCTACCAAGCCATCTGCTGCTACGGGCAATTTTGTGATTTCAAAATCATCAAGATCCGCACAGCTTTCAAGTACTGATTTATGCTCTGTTGCAACGGTAATAATATGGCGTTTATCTCCGGCATGGCGCTGCTGAAATTTTGCCACGCCTTTAATGGCCAGATTATTTGCTTCTGTCGCGCCGGAAGTGAAAATAATCTCATTTTCTTCGGCATGAAGTACTTTCGCAATTTGCGCCCGGGCATGTTTCAGCGCTTGCTGAGCGTCTATCCCAAAGCAGTGGCCAGAAGCATGTGGATTACCATAACATTCTGTCAACCACGGTATCATTGCCTCATAAACCCGTGGATCCACGGGTGTG
Protein-coding sequences here:
- a CDS encoding aminotransferase class V-fold PLP-dependent enzyme, with protein sequence MNKPIYLDYQASTPVDPRVYEAMIPWLTECYGNPHASGHCFGIDAQQALKHARAQIAKVLHAEENEIIFTSGATEANNLAIKGVAKFQQRHAGDKRHIITVATEHKSVLESCADLDDFEITKLPVAADGLVDVDSIRKAIRPDTLMVSVMAVNNEIGVIQPISEIGALCRQNNVYFHCDAAQAFGKMPLDVDALNVDLLSLSGHKAYAPIGVGALYVRRNPRVWLEPLFTGGGQERGLRSGTVATPLAVALGVSAEIANKEMEQEQQRIMALHNQLLQRLSQVNCQYVLNGHAQKRFAGNINISFAGIAATDLRAQLPQIACSAGSSCSSASGAASHVLQAIGSMNDALRIGIGRYTTEEDIEKLAEFLAGAVQRLEQAA